The Rhodothermales bacterium nucleotide sequence GCGGATGCCGCCGACGAAGTACATGTTCGGGTCCGTGCGCGGATCGCCAATGCCCAGGATCGGCTCCAGGATGTGCTCGGCGAGCCGGGCGACATCCAGCGTATCGGCCACAGTAGCGCGCGTGCTTACCGGCAGCGTCGCCTCGTGCCACGAGCTGGCCAGGTAAACGCAGATATCACCCGGGTGCCGGGGGGTATTTCCGCGCGCCGGGCGCAGCGGCATGGCCGCGGCGAGTTTTTCGAGGAACGCCGGCGGCGTCATGCCGAGGCGGTAGACGATGCGATTATACGGCAGGATGGCCATCTCCCCCATTGGAAAGAGGACCGCCGGGAAATAATAGTGTTCATCGGTCGTAGCGCCGCCCGAGGCCTCCACCTCGGCCGCGGCAAGGCTGGCGGCCTTGCATCGGTGGTGGCCATCGGCCACGTAGAGGTTGGGGATGTGTGCGAAGGCCTCGACCATCGCGTCGGTATCACTCACGCGCCAGATGGTATGGCGGATGCCGTCCGGCGCTGTGAAGTCGTACAGCGGCGTGCCGGCCATGGCGCGCTGGATGCCGGCGGCCACCGCGGGCGAGTCCCGGAAGGTGAGCATCACCGGTTCGGCGTGGGCGCGTTGCGCGAGGATGTGGCGGGTGCGGTCGGCTTCTTTGTCTGGCCGCGTTTTTTCGTGTTTGAGGATCGTGTCGTCGTCGTAGTCGGCCACCGAGACACAGCCATAGACCCCCGTTTGCGAGCGGCCGTTCATGATGAGCCGGTAGACATACAGCGACGGCTCCGCTTCCTGGATGGCCGCGTCGCTGGCGGAGTAGGCAGCGAGATTGGCGGCGCCCAGGGTATACACCGCGTCATCGTGTTCATCGGTCCCGACCGGGAGGTCTATTTCCGGGCGGATGATATGGAGGAAGCTATGCGGGTTGCCGTCGGCGAGGGCGCGGGCTTCTTCCGTGTTGATGACGTCGTACGGCACCGAGGCGACCCGTTCGGCGAGGTCGGGGCGGGGGCGGAGGGCACGAAAGGGATGGAGGATGGCCATAGGCGGATCGGGGGTGATTTTCGTGCGCGACACACCTATGTAGGGATCACGATACCTCGTGTCCCCATTGTCGAAAGGCATCGCGTCACGTTAAGTCGTTTTTCGAGAAGGAAAGTACGACTCGGGCGCCGGCCGGAAGCGTCTTAATCAAAAAGCCACCCGAACCAGACCTTAAATTCACGGCACTTATCCTTGCCCTCG carries:
- a CDS encoding DUF1015 family protein; the encoded protein is MAILHPFRALRPRPDLAERVASVPYDVINTEEARALADGNPHSFLHIIRPEIDLPVGTDEHDDAVYTLGAANLAAYSASDAAIQEAEPSLYVYRLIMNGRSQTGVYGCVSVADYDDDTILKHEKTRPDKEADRTRHILAQRAHAEPVMLTFRDSPAVAAGIQRAMAGTPLYDFTAPDGIRHTIWRVSDTDAMVEAFAHIPNLYVADGHHRCKAASLAAAEVEASGGATTDEHYYFPAVLFPMGEMAILPYNRIVYRLGMTPPAFLEKLAAAMPLRPARGNTPRHPGDICVYLASSWHEATLPVSTRATVADTLDVARLAEHILEPILGIGDPRTDPNMYFVGGIRGAAELERLVDTGKAALAFSMYPTSVAELLAVSDAGLLMPPKSTWFEPKLRSGLLVHSF